The following proteins are encoded in a genomic region of Nitrospira sp.:
- a CDS encoding zonular occludens toxin domain-containing protein, translating into MIEMLEGVPGSGKSYHAVAEKLVPWLRAGRRLYVAIDGIYLDRLAAFENRTIEDLHKQLTCWVTKDDVLEGLLTVEPGAAVLIDEAQTIFRSKEKLSPELLRWLETHRHRGNDVVLMVQAAAQCTLGVLRLVEVTTKFRRLDRFGLKGRYQAMVRGNPEETETIRMYTGRYQPALYAYYSSYSSAAVREQTRTGSIFKSPTVVLGVLGLCLAGAWFAGGRWLSAGPVASAPRPSVVAVEIPRAPLRASASEMIPASDPDDVVPEPVRIVGGMEFDEDAENSWRWISDTGEIFTEDELLVRTNFHVESVWVHGTRRVQGSGVIWGGRPAPIQESTGLASAVPAELRTIPTGPALGGSESLSFVNPNAKDLLVTPPDLR; encoded by the coding sequence ATGATCGAAATGCTCGAAGGCGTCCCAGGGTCAGGCAAGTCGTACCACGCGGTGGCCGAAAAACTGGTGCCGTGGTTGCGGGCTGGCCGGCGGTTGTATGTCGCCATCGACGGCATTTATCTGGACCGGCTCGCGGCCTTTGAGAACCGAACTATTGAGGACCTGCACAAACAACTGACCTGTTGGGTGACGAAAGACGACGTGTTGGAGGGTCTTCTGACGGTCGAACCCGGCGCGGCCGTCTTGATTGATGAAGCGCAAACGATCTTTCGGTCGAAGGAAAAGCTCTCGCCCGAGTTGCTTCGCTGGCTCGAAACGCATCGGCACCGGGGGAACGATGTGGTGCTGATGGTGCAAGCGGCCGCGCAATGTACGTTAGGTGTCTTACGGTTGGTCGAAGTCACCACGAAGTTCCGACGGCTGGATCGGTTCGGGTTGAAGGGGCGCTATCAAGCGATGGTCCGGGGGAATCCGGAAGAAACCGAGACGATCCGGATGTACACCGGTCGGTATCAGCCAGCGCTCTATGCCTATTACTCGTCGTACTCCAGCGCGGCAGTGCGGGAGCAGACGCGAACTGGCTCCATCTTCAAATCGCCCACGGTGGTGCTCGGGGTGCTTGGCTTGTGTCTCGCAGGAGCCTGGTTTGCCGGGGGGCGGTGGCTGTCCGCAGGACCCGTCGCATCGGCGCCTCGTCCTTCCGTCGTCGCGGTCGAGATCCCGCGCGCGCCTCTTCGAGCAAGCGCCTCAGAAATGATTCCTGCTTCCGATCCTGACGACGTGGTGCCCGAACCGGTGCGAATCGTCGGCGGGATGGAATTTGACGAGGATGCAGAAAACTCGTGGCGGTGGATTTCAGACACGGGAGAGATCTTCACGGAAGACGAACTGCTGGTCCGCACCAACTTTCATGTCGAATCCGTCTGGGTGCATGGGACCAGAAGAGTCCAGGGATCCGGCGTGATCTGGGGCGGGAGACCGGCACCAATCCAAGAATCCACCGGCCTGGCGTCGGCGGTGCCAGCAGAGCTGCGGACCATTCCAACCGGGCCCGCGCTAGGAGGATCTGAGTCACTCTCGTTTGTGAATCCGAATGCGAAAGATTTGCTCGTGACGCCACCGGATCTCAGATAG
- a CDS encoding DUF2523 family protein — MAAILNAILCWLRDFFGTLNDIVLDSWDSVLGPADTILASLGTGSLSTPLIPDQYAWLLGATGMAQALAIVAGAMLTRFVLQSVPFVRWGS; from the coding sequence ATGGCGGCCATTCTGAATGCCATTCTGTGCTGGCTGCGCGACTTCTTCGGCACCTTGAACGATATCGTGCTGGACAGTTGGGACTCGGTCTTAGGACCGGCCGATACCATCCTGGCCTCGCTTGGCACCGGCTCACTCTCGACGCCACTGATTCCCGATCAATACGCCTGGTTGCTCGGGGCCACGGGCATGGCGCAAGCCCTGGCGATTGTGGCCGGGGCGATGCTGACACGCTTTGTCCTGCAATCGGTGCCATTTGTGCGGTGGGGATCATGA
- a CDS encoding replication initiation factor domain-containing protein — MSLWTCVIGWFRFTVPDATVDEIIALIGGEWIKDQKGFQGYTQAWLSRGHTGGLGRIGTGAKRAPREVHVDLSQELISGWTYDQFKRVATWVISKQGHFGRIDVALDDRTGVIDIDRIYASVVAGNCVSHFRKSRLISGHELGSGSDTGKTIGLGSRQSDTYLRIYDKAAEQRAKDKPVEGAWIRWEMEWKAERAAAVGMALSGLDQDSFQKYIVGVFRSAVDFRDCTRDDDPKDRYYAPLLDWWQVLTEGMQRAKLEIAKSVKKIEDVKRWAEKSLSPMLGLLCAHPEAGERWLVKTIVEGVERWRAKHLALLTSGREAQKAKKKIRWWNPRDGFSAAYATPGI, encoded by the coding sequence ATGAGTCTCTGGACCTGTGTGATCGGCTGGTTTCGCTTTACGGTGCCCGATGCCACCGTCGATGAAATTATTGCTCTCATCGGTGGGGAGTGGATCAAGGATCAGAAGGGCTTCCAGGGCTATACCCAAGCCTGGCTCTCCCGAGGCCATACCGGGGGGCTCGGCCGGATTGGCACCGGAGCCAAACGGGCTCCACGAGAAGTGCACGTGGATCTGTCGCAAGAACTCATCAGTGGCTGGACCTATGACCAGTTCAAACGCGTGGCTACGTGGGTTATTTCGAAACAAGGCCACTTTGGTCGAATTGACGTGGCTCTGGATGATCGCACGGGCGTGATCGATATCGATCGGATCTATGCGTCGGTCGTGGCAGGTAACTGCGTGTCGCACTTTCGGAAATCGCGGTTGATCTCAGGCCATGAGCTTGGTTCAGGCTCCGACACCGGCAAAACCATCGGTCTGGGGTCTCGGCAGTCGGATACCTATCTGCGGATCTACGACAAAGCGGCGGAGCAACGCGCCAAAGACAAACCTGTGGAAGGGGCGTGGATTCGGTGGGAAATGGAGTGGAAAGCGGAACGGGCGGCGGCTGTCGGGATGGCTCTCTCGGGCCTCGATCAGGACTCGTTTCAGAAATACATCGTCGGGGTGTTCCGGAGTGCCGTGGATTTCCGCGACTGCACGCGTGACGACGATCCGAAAGATCGCTACTACGCGCCACTCTTGGATTGGTGGCAGGTCCTCACCGAAGGCATGCAGCGCGCGAAGCTCGAAATTGCGAAGTCCGTGAAGAAGATCGAAGACGTGAAGCGGTGGGCAGAAAAGAGTCTCTCTCCCATGTTGGGACTGTTGTGTGCTCATCCGGAAGCGGGCGAACGCTGGTTAGTCAAAACAATTGTCGAGGGAGTCGAACGATGGCGCGCCAAACATCTGGCCCTCTTAACGAGCGGTCGAGAAGCCCAGAAGGCCAAGAAGAAGATCCGGTGGTGGAATCCCAGAGACGGATTCTCTGCGGCGTATGCCACACCGGGTATCTGA